Part of the Halorussus salinus genome is shown below.
GACTCGTGCGGACGATGCAATTCTCGAATTTCTACTTAACGAGGGCAATGAAGAGTTGGTTGCTACTCCCGGTGTTATTGAGGCGAATCTCCCATATACACTCTCAACGGTAAATCAGCGCCTGCGCGAACTCAAAAATGGGAATCTCATCGCGTATGAAAACGAAGAGCGAGCATTATACAAACTAACTACAAAAGGTCGCGCATATCTCGCTGGCGAACTTGACGCAGAAGAACTCGAAAGCGGCGAGAAGTAGTTGATGATCGGTCGGTCAGTCCATCGCTGGACACGAATTTTTTAGTGTTTCTGGTCGTCTTCGTCGTGGCGACCGTCGGGTTCGTAGTTCGGATGGCTTCGCTGGTGTAGTCCGGTTCCCTCGATCGTCGTGTATCCAGCGCATTTTGAGTTCGATTTGGCCCGTATCTATCTTCATCTTGGCCACGGTTTGGTGGCATACTCGGCGCAAGACCGTCCGACTAAAAGGGCGTATGGCGAGCGTGAACGAATAAACC
Proteins encoded:
- a CDS encoding ArsR family transcriptional regulator, translating into MTRADDAILEFLLNEGNEELVATPGVIEANLPYTLSTVNQRLRELKNGNLIAYENEERALYKLTTKGRAYLAGELDAEELESGEK